The Pyrenophora tritici-repentis strain M4 chromosome 3, whole genome shotgun sequence genome has a window encoding:
- a CDS encoding Glyco-hydro-43 multi-domain protein — MAHQMTPAWPTQQRPVYHDSILTITDSSCADPYVLWDKGTYYMTFTCGGHIEIWSADSLLDFEKKCKKNVIWRPPPDQPYSADLWAPELHSIHGRWYVYFAADDPKHGNKSHRMYVLAGPPADEDPLEPSKWNFFGRMGGLPEDQWAIDGTVITLGGSMLFVYSGWPFGTNADESRQEIYIIEMTSPTECTGRPIRISTPDLQFEFSGTSGINEGPQFLCSPDGRWMGIVYSCAGSWTHEYKMNILYYTGGHPLDPHSWCKSNMPLLQAARDDSPPYGPGHGNFVLVNGPGGPEVWGVFHATDAKTGWEGRKARLMRVGWGHGGPFMGSGECGRCCGEVEHFIQGCPGGACGGQGHCGGAGGGGGTFLEPGQSGGHHGGSGNATEDLKREVKNLVKGGKGLISKFLK, encoded by the coding sequence ATGGCACACCAAATGACCCCAGCGTGGCCCACGCAACAGCGGCCAGTATACCACGACTCTATCCTCACAATCACCGACAGCAGTTGCGCTGATCCATATGTGCTATGGGACAAAGGCACATACTACATGACTTTCACCTGCGGTGGACACATTGAGATTTGGTCGGCAGATTCACTCCTCGACTTTGAGAAGAAGTGCAAGAAGAACGTCATCTGGCGTCCTCCACCGGACCAACCCTACTCGGCCGATCTCTGGGCCCCGGAACTTCATTCCATTCACGGCCGCTGGTATGTCTACTTCGCGGCAGACGACCCCAAGCACGGAAACAAGTCGCATCGTATGTACGTCCTCGCTGGACCACCCGCAGACGAAGACCCTCTCGAACCTAGTAAATGGAACTTCTTCGGCCGTATGGGTGGGCTGCCTGAAGACCAATGGGCGATTGACGGCACTGTCATCACATTGGGTGGTTCCATGCTTTTTGTCTACTCTGGCTGGCCGTTCGGTACCAACGCCGACGAATCGCGTCAAGAGATCTACATCATCGAAATGACTTCACCGACAGAGTGTACAGGTCGACCGATCCGCATCAGCACGCCCGACCTCCAATTCGAATTCTCAGGTACCAGTGGCATCAATGAAGGCCCACAGTTCCTATGCTCACCAGATGGTCGCTGGATGGGCATCGTGTATAGCTGCGCTGGAAGCTGGACACATGAGTACAAGATGAACATCCTTTATTACACCGGTGGTCACCCTCTGGATCCTCACTCGTGGTGCAAATCCAACATGCCCCTTCTCCAAGCTGCTCGCGACGATTCTCCGCCCTACGGTCCTGGCCACGGCAACTTTGTCCTAGTAAATGGGCCCGGTGGTCCAGAAGTGTGGGGTGTGTTCCATGCCACGGATGCAAAGACAGGTTGGGAAGGCCGCAAGGCCCGCCTCATGCGTGTGGGATGGGGCCATGGCGGACCTTTCATGGGCTCTGGTGAATGCGGAAGGTGCTGTGGTGAGGTTGAGCATTTCATCCAAGGTTGCCCGGGAGGCGCCTGCGGAGGCCAGGGACACTGTGGAGGTGCAGGTGGTGGGGGTGGTACGTTCTTGGAACCTGGTCAGTCTGGGGGACACCATGGTGGAAGTGGAAACGCGACTGAGGATCTGAAGAGAGAGGTGAAGAACTTGGTAAAGGGAGGAAAGGGTCTCATTAGCAAATTCCTCAAGTAG